CGGGACGCTCTCGCTGTCGGGCGACACGAGTTACAACGTCTCCGACGAATCCCTACGCGTGCTGGCAGACCCGGACCTGTTTCTCGCGGACGCCATCGTCCCGGCGAGTCTCTGTGAACACCACCCGCTCGGCGGGCGGCACCACGACGCCGACGGCGTGCCGCAGACGTTCGGCACGAAGCACATGACCCGCGAGGGGGCGCTGGCGATGGCCGAGGGGATCGGTGCCGACGAGACGCGGTTGGTTCACACTGCGCACTTCTACCCGGCCGACGAGGCGTTCGCGGAACCGCTGGCCGTCGACGGCGAAGTGTACGAGTTGTGAAATCGTCGGGGAGTCACCGAGCGACCCGACCGGGTGTCGCAGGTGGCGAGAGCCACGCACGGGGTGGGTCCGGTCGGGGACGCTGGACACCGCTGGTACGTCGTCCACGGCCGTGAGGCTGGACACGCCTGTTAGCCGCGTCCGGTCGTGGCGATTCGCAGATAGCTTTTATCCGTCTCACCGCGTACGAGGTCGGCGATACTACCATGAGTAACACTTCTCCGGCGTCGGAAGACCGTGATGTCGGCCCCGTGGGTATCGGTGCCTTCCTCCTCTTGACGTTCGCGTGGTCGTGGGGCTTCTGGGTCCCCGACGTCCTCGTCGAGGTGGGTGTCGTCGAGAGCGTTCCGGCTCTCCCGAACCTCGGTGCCTTCGGCCCGACGGTCGCCGCCGTCCTCCTCGTCGCGTACGCCGGTGGCCTGACGGGCGTGCGACGACTCCTCGGGCGGGCGATTCGGCTCGACTACCCTCGGCGGTGGGTTCTGGTCGCGCTGTCGGTCCCGCCGGCAATCGTCGGCGTCGCACTCGCGGTCGCCGTCGCCACCGGCACGACGCCAGTGTTCCCCTGGTCGGGCCAGCCGATAATCCTCCTCGTCGCCTTCGGCTGGATTCTCTTTCTGGGCGGGCCTGTCCAGGAGGAATTCGGCTGGCGTGGGTACCTCCTCGACCCACTCCAGACACGACTCACCCCGCTCGGTGGAGGCATCGCCGTGGGACTCGTCTGGGCGGTCTGGCACCTCCCGCTGTTCTACATCCCGAGCGAGACGATCTACTACGACAGTCCGTTCCTCGGGTTCGCCGTCTCCATCACCCTGCTGTCGGTGCTCATGACGTGGGTGTACAACAGCACGGACGGAAGCCTCCTCCCGGTCCTCTTGATGCACACCCGTGGAACTGGGCGCAGGGGATGTTCCCCGTCCTCGAGTCCGACCCCGCGAGTCTCGCGATGGTCGGTGTCCTCGCGGTCGTCACCGTCGCCGTGGTGTTATACTCGGGGCGGACGCGCCTGGGGAAATTCGGAGGGGACGTCCGACCGAACTGAACCACTCTCCGCTCGGATGTGAACGCTCGACGGGCACGACGACCCGCGACGGTCGGCCGACTGGGACGCACTCCTGCCGACCGATAGTAGCAAGACGGCGTCAGTCCGGCCGACCGGGAGTAGCCCGGCGCTGGCACTCCGACCAGACCGCAGAGGGCGACGAGAGCGTGTCAGTCCCCGTCCGAGACCGGGTCGAACCGGAAGCCGTCCCAGTCTTGACTCGCCGGTTCGCGGATGCCGGCCTCCGGGTCTCGAAGCTCCGAACAGTACACGGGCCGGACCTCGTCACCGATCTCCACCGCGTCGGTCGTCGCCTGGCCGATGGCGCGCACCGGTTCGCCGTCCACGTCGAACTCCACGATGGCCAGCGTGTTCGGTTGCCGGACGCCCGGTGGCGTCGCGGTGCTCGTCGTCCACGTCACCACCTCGGCGGTGTACTCGGAGAGGTCGACCGTGCCGACCTGGTCGCCGCCGTCCGGACCCAGCGGGTGCGGCGGGTAGGTGATGCTCCCGTCGGCGTAGCGGGCCGCCTCCATGATCGGTGCGTCGTCGGTCTCCGCGTTCGTCTCGGTAGTCTCGTCTGTCATCGTCCCGCCTCCAGAATCGTGGTCGTGACACAGTTCCCGAAGCCGCCGACGTTACACGCGAGGCCCACGTCCGCCTCGACCTGTCGCGGCCCGGCCTCACCGAGTACCTGCTTGTACACCTCGTACATCTGTGCGACGCCCGACGCGCCGAGGGGGTGGCCCTTCGACTTCAGGCCGCCCGAGGTGTTGATCGGTAACTCGCCGTCGCGGTCCGTGACGCCCGCCTCGACCGCTTTCCAGCCCTCGCCCTTCTCGAAGAAGCCGAGGTCCTCCGACTGGAGGAACTCCAGGATGGTGAACATGTCGTGGAGTTCCGCCACGTCCACGTCGTCCGGGTCGCGGTCGGCCATCTCGTAGGCGATCTCCGAGGACTCGACGACCCCGCGCATGGTCGTCGGGTCGGCGCGTTCGTGGACGACGTGGGTGTCCGTCGCGCCGCCGATCCCCGAGACGACGGCGTAGTCGTCGGTGTACTCCCGGGCGACCGACTCCGGGCAGAAGAGCAGCGCCGCCGAGCCGTCGGTGATCGGACAGAAGTCGTACAGCCGGAGGGGGTCGGCGACGACCGGCGACTCCAGGACGGTCTCTAAGTCGACCTCCTTCCGGAACTGCGCGTGGGGGTTGTCCACACCGTTCCGGTGGTTCTTCACGGCGACCTTCCCGAGACTCTCGCGTGGGGCGTCGTAGCTGTCGAGGTAGAGCCGCGCCGTCAACCCCGCGAACGAGGGGAGCGTGATCCCGTGTTTGTACTCCACCGGATGGGTCAGCGAGGCGATCACGTCGGTCGCCTCGGCGGTACTCCGGTGGGTCATCTTCTCCCCGCCGACGAGCAGGGTCATGTCGCTCGCGCCGGAGGCGACCGACTGCCACGCGGCGTAGGTGCCCGCCCCGCCGGAGGAAGAGGTCTGGTCGATGCGAGCGGTGTACGCCGGCATCGCCGCCAGGTCGTGCGCCAGGGCGTTCGGCACGCCGGTCTGGCCCTCGAACTCGCCGCTGGCCATGTTCGAGACGTACAGATGCTCCACTGCGTCGGGTGACACGTCGGCGTCCGCGAGACAGGCCTCGCCGGCCTCCGCCAGCAACTCGCGGATCCAACCGTCCCGGTCCCCGAACCGGGTCATCGACGCGCCGATGATCGCTACGCGGTCCATACGACACGTTGCTCCCTCGCCCGGTTTAAACCCGACTCATCCGGTCGGCACGATGCTGGCCGACGCCCCGTGGTCGCTCTCACCACCCGCCGGATCGTCTCTCCCCACCGACAGATTCGGTCCCGAACAACTCGGCTTCGATTTATTCGAGTGCCAGAAGAAATATAATCGGCTACCCACGACGAGAGAAACGCGATGAACGATAATGAAGGTCACGCAGGGCGGGCGAACAGGAACGTATCGAGACGGACACTCCTCGGATCGACGGCGGTCGGGGTCGCCGGAGTCGCCGGACTCGCCGGCTTCTCCGGGACGGCGTCGGCGATCACGAAGGGCGACGGCGACGACGACGGGCCACCGCCGGAGAACTTCCCGCACGTCACGACGCGGGACCACTTCGAGATCGGCTGGTTCGGCGACGTGGATCTGACCGGCGGCAACACCGACACCAACTACAGCACGAAGAACGGCATTCCGGGACTCGACGGCACGTCGCCCGACGAGATCGCCATGCACGTCCACGGGTGGCTCTCGGACGTGGACTCCGCGCTGATCTCGTTCGAGCAGTCGAGACAGGCCCTGCGGAACAACGGCTACGACAGGCCGGTCGTCGGCTTCTCGTGGGACGCGGACACCGGCGTCGACAACTGGTGGCCCGCGACCGAGATCGCCGAGCGCAACGGCTACAAACTCGCACAGTTCCTCTTCGACTACACGGAGGCGACCGGCGGCACCTCGCTCCGACTGCTCGCGCACTCGCTGGGCGCACGAGTCGTGCTCTCGGCGGTCCGGACGCTGAACTACAACGGCTACACGGACGTCGTCAGTTCCGTCTCGCTACTGGGCGGTGCGGCCGACAACGACGCGGTGTCGCTGAGCGGGACCTACGGCGACGACCTCGAAGCGGCAGTCGGGTCGGTGGACAACTTCTGGAAGGCCGACGACAGCGTGCTGAACTACGCCTACTCGACGGCGGAGTTCGACTCGGCGGTCGGCGAAGAAGGGTGCGAGGGCACCCCGCCGAACAACTATCAGGACCACAACGTGGACTTCGTGCCGGACCACTACTCCTACTACGAACCGAACGAAGGCTGTATGAGCGAGGTCGTCGCCGAGTTCTGACTCCCCTCACGTCTGCGACGCGGACACCGGCGAGTGAACGGTTAAGCCACCACGCGTCGTAGGTGAACTGCGTCAGTTGTGCAGTCCAGTCGGTCGTGAGACGTGTCGTGCTAGACGCATCACCCGCGCGGTGGTCACGAGGTGGGCGACGGCGAGCGACGTGCTGGGAGGGCCGTCGTCTTCGCCCGCCCGCCCCGCGACGACCGTGACCGGTGACGAGGGGGCGACCGGGCGGGGTCCGGGCATCGGGCGCGGTGGGATTCCCCGAGTTCGGCTCAGGGTCGGGGGGCACCGAGCACCACGACGAGGACGGGGGAGCCGTGACGAGGGACACGGTCCTCGTCGTTCGACGCGTCAGCATCCGAGCCCGGAGTCTATCCCGGGACGACCCGGTCGAGAGTTATCGTCGCCAGTAGAATCGCGGACCGGCCACGGTGTACGCCAGCGCGAGAAACAACAGGCCCCACGCGAAGACGCGGCCGGGGAAGCCCCGTAAGAGAATCGCCAGCGCCTGCACGACACCCATCACCAGCGCGTCCTGCCAGTGGAGGTCGGGGTAGGTGATCGTCGTCACCATCATGATCGCCAGCACGCCGGCCAGTGCGACGAGCATCGGCGGCGTGACGAACCCCGCCAACACCCCGGCGGCGAGGATGGTCGCCGAGAGCGTCGTCTGGACGCCCTCGGTCTCGTCCGAGTTCGTGTCGAGCACGGTGTAGAGACCGAGTCGGACGACCGCCATCGCCACGAACAGGCCCGGCAGGGCGATCCCGGCCGCAAAGAGGAGTGGCTCGGCCGGCCACGACCAGACCTCCTTCGCGGTGCAGGCGATCAGCAGCGCTGGCGCGACCCCGAAGGAGGCCACGTCCGCCAGCGAGTCGAGATACTCGCCGGCGTCGCTGGAGCCGACTTTTCTGGCGACCACGCCGTCCAGTCCGTCCGCGATGGCCGCGAGTAAGATCAGCCGTGCGGCGAGTCCGGTGTCGACGGTAGCCGCGACTGCCGCGAAGAAGCCGAGTGCGGCGTTGGCGGTCGTCACGGCGTCGGCCGCGCTCAGCCGACCGAGGAACCGGGGTTGCACGTCCGCCCGGTCCCACGGCGTCGGCTTACGTTTTTATATCCGGGGCGGACGTTCCCGCGACGGAACTGCCTCGGTCGGTGGACGCCCGCGTCACCGCTCACTGTAATCGACCCACACGATTCGACGCGGGAACCACACCACATTTGTCCGTCCGGTCCCGACAGAAGCGTATGGACAGACGCACCTTCCTCGCGGGCGCGTCGGCGGTCGGGATCACCGGACTCGCGGGCTGTACGGCCCTCGGAAGCGGTAAGGACGACTACGACATCGGGATGACGGCGGTCGCTTACCGCCCCCCGTCGCTGACGGTCGAGGTCGGCGACACGGTCGTCTGGAAGAACACGTCCTCGCGTGCGCACAGCGTGACGGCCTACGAGCAGGGGATTCCGGACGAGGCCGACTACTTCGCCACCGGCGACTTCGCCTCGGAGCAGGCGGCCCGAGACGCGTGGGACGGCGCCGCCGGCGCGATCAACTCCGGGGACACCTACGAACACACGTTCGAGGTGCCGGGCACCTACGAGTACTTCTGCATCCCCCACGAGACGGGCGGGATGGTCGGGACTGTCGTCGTCGAATAAGGGAGAATCGAACTGCGTGCGATCGTCGGTGATCGCCCACGTCCGGGCGGTCGCCGACGAACCCCAGTCGGCGGCGGTCGACCGAGTTACGCCTCTTCGTCGACCGCGAGGTCCTCGGCGTCCACGTCGACGGCCGCCTCCTCCTCGGCGGCGACCTCTTCGGGACGTGCTTCCAGCGTCAGCTTCTGGATCTCCACCCGGCGGAGCGGGTAGATGGTCTTCGCCTCGCCGTAGATGGCCGAGGAGAGTCGCCCCTCCACGACGCTGTCGACGAGTTGCTCGAAGCTGCGTTCTTTCGCGGCCTCGCGCACGAGGTCGATCATGACCCGGCGGATGGCCTGCTCCTGACTGCGGTCGGCCTTCTTGGTCGTGAAGGCGACCGGCTGGAGCTGGACGCGGTAGTCGTCGGTCGTCAGCACCGTCTGGGCGACGGAGACCTTCGACGCACCGCGCCGGACGAGACTCCGGAGGTAGTCGCGTGTGAGTTCGTGCTTGACGAACTCGGTGTACGCGGCGTCGGAGCCGACGTCGGTGATCTTGAACGTCAGCTTGGTGTTGTTCTGGCCGGCGTCGTCTTCGATCTCGCCGAGCGTCGTCTCGATGGTTCGCTCGTAGATCTTGTCTGGTTCGTCGGCGAAGGTCTCGCCGAGTTTCGCGCGGTCGAACTGCTCGGGTGCGAGCACGTCGTACCAGCGCTTGCCTCGCTTCTGCTTGGATACGGATCGTTCACTCATGATTTGGTGTGGTGTGTCGGTCTGCTGTCTCTGCGACTGTGTCCGCGACGGAGACGTTGACGACGTAGTCGTCGACCGACGACTGCAGGCCGCCGGTCGTCTCTCGCTCGATCTCGGTCACGACCCGGTCGCCCTCGACTCGCGTCGTCATCGACGCGGTGTTGTCGGGGATCAGCGCGGCCGCCACGACGGCGGGGTCCGCGTGGGTCGTCCGGAGTCGAGCGCGTCGGGTCACAGTGCCTCCCTGAACGCCGCGATGAACTCCTTCGTCGGTGCCTCGAATCGTGCCTCGCCGGTCCGTGTCGTCCCGCCCGCAGTGCCGCCGAGTTCGGCGACGGCGGCCGAGAGTGCCCGACCGACGCCGACCGGGTCGACGCTCGCGGCGGCCGCCCCGTCGTCGCCGACGACGAGGACGGTCGGCTCCGGAGAGCGGAAGTCCCGGCAGAGCCGAGCGACGGTCCCGAGCGTCGTGTGATCGACCTCGGTCTCGACGCGGGCGACGAACAGGCCGTCGTACCGGCCGGTCGTCGCCTCGCGGAGCGCGCGGTGTGCGACGAGCGCGTGCTCGCGCCACGCCGACAGCGCCGCCTCCCGAGCGTCGTGTCCGAGCGCCAGCGCGACACCGGTTCCGGGTCGCTCTCTGGCGACCGCGTCCAGCACGTCGGCGTAGCCGCCGAGCGTGGCGAAGGGGGCGTCCGGTGTCGCGTACGGCCGGAGCAGTCGTTCGACCGCCTCGGCCGACCGTGGGGTCGCGTCGGCGTCGGTCGCGGTCTGGACCGCGACGAGCGACGCGACGGTACGGTGGGCGTCGTCGTCCAGTTCTGCCGGCAGGTCCAACTC
This genomic window from Salinirubrum litoreum contains:
- a CDS encoding DUF726 domain-containing protein is translated as MNDNEGHAGRANRNVSRRTLLGSTAVGVAGVAGLAGFSGTASAITKGDGDDDGPPPENFPHVTTRDHFEIGWFGDVDLTGGNTDTNYSTKNGIPGLDGTSPDEIAMHVHGWLSDVDSALISFEQSRQALRNNGYDRPVVGFSWDADTGVDNWWPATEIAERNGYKLAQFLFDYTEATGGTSLRLLAHSLGARVVLSAVRTLNYNGYTDVVSSVSLLGGAADNDAVSLSGTYGDDLEAAVGSVDNFWKADDSVLNYAYSTAEFDSAVGEEGCEGTPPNNYQDHNVDFVPDHYSYYEPNEGCMSEVVAEF
- a CDS encoding CPBP family intramembrane glutamic endopeptidase, producing the protein MSNTSPASEDRDVGPVGIGAFLLLTFAWSWGFWVPDVLVEVGVVESVPALPNLGAFGPTVAAVLLVAYAGGLTGVRRLLGRAIRLDYPRRWVLVALSVPPAIVGVALAVAVATGTTPVFPWSGQPIILLVAFGWILFLGGPVQEEFGWRGYLLDPLQTRLTPLGGGIAVGLVWAVWHLPLFYIPSETIYYDSPFLGFAVSITLLSVLMTWVYNSTDGSLLPVLLMHTRGTGRRGCSPSSSPTPRVSRWSVSSRSSPSPWCYTRGGRAWGNSEGTSDRTEPLSARM
- a CDS encoding thiolase C-terminal domain-containing protein, with protein sequence MDRVAIIGASMTRFGDRDGWIRELLAEAGEACLADADVSPDAVEHLYVSNMASGEFEGQTGVPNALAHDLAAMPAYTARIDQTSSSGGAGTYAAWQSVASGASDMTLLVGGEKMTHRSTAEATDVIASLTHPVEYKHGITLPSFAGLTARLYLDSYDAPRESLGKVAVKNHRNGVDNPHAQFRKEVDLETVLESPVVADPLRLYDFCPITDGSAALLFCPESVAREYTDDYAVVSGIGGATDTHVVHERADPTTMRGVVESSEIAYEMADRDPDDVDVAELHDMFTILEFLQSEDLGFFEKGEGWKAVEAGVTDRDGELPINTSGGLKSKGHPLGASGVAQMYEVYKQVLGEAGPRQVEADVGLACNVGGFGNCVTTTILEAGR
- a CDS encoding protein sorting system archaetidylserine synthase (This PssA-like phosphatidyltransferase, along with a PssD-like decarboxylase, is required in Haloarchaea for the archaeosortase ArtA to replace the PGF-CTERM sorting signal with a C-terminal lipid anchor.), with translation MQPRFLGRLSAADAVTTANAALGFFAAVAATVDTGLAARLILLAAIADGLDGVVARKVGSSDAGEYLDSLADVASFGVAPALLIACTAKEVWSWPAEPLLFAAGIALPGLFVAMAVVRLGLYTVLDTNSDETEGVQTTLSATILAAGVLAGFVTPPMLVALAGVLAIMMVTTITYPDLHWQDALVMGVVQALAILLRGFPGRVFAWGLLFLALAYTVAGPRFYWRR
- a CDS encoding plastocyanin/azurin family copper-binding protein, with the translated sequence MDRRTFLAGASAVGITGLAGCTALGSGKDDYDIGMTAVAYRPPSLTVEVGDTVVWKNTSSRAHSVTAYEQGIPDEADYFATGDFASEQAARDAWDGAAGAINSGDTYEHTFEVPGTYEYFCIPHETGGMVGTVVVE
- a CDS encoding 30S ribosomal protein S3ae; this translates as MSERSVSKQKRGKRWYDVLAPEQFDRAKLGETFADEPDKIYERTIETTLGEIEDDAGQNNTKLTFKITDVGSDAAYTEFVKHELTRDYLRSLVRRGASKVSVAQTVLTTDDYRVQLQPVAFTTKKADRSQEQAIRRVMIDLVREAAKERSFEQLVDSVVEGRLSSAIYGEAKTIYPLRRVEIQKLTLEARPEEVAAEEEAAVDVDAEDLAVDEEA
- a CDS encoding KEOPS complex subunit Pcc1, with the protein product MTRRARLRTTHADPAVVAAALIPDNTASMTTRVEGDRVVTEIERETTGGLQSSVDDYVVNVSVADTVAETADRHTTPNHE
- a CDS encoding exonuclease RecJ; the encoded protein is MSTARPADETADGETVARALREAPFVRVLARADGDSLAASGLLARACRALDVPFQIRTTSAATADPTVTGNADATDESTDRDDDSLVLAVGHESAPADLVVPGEPTPASVTADETARVLGTDPDPVLTLAGVVARESVPGDAGSEDVLDTAVETGAVERRPGVAVPVADLGDGLAHTTLAHGPYSGEVERLRADLAELDLPAELDDDAHRTVASLVAVQTATDADATPRSAEAVERLLRPYATPDAPFATLGGYADVLDAVARERPGTGVALALGHDAREAALSAWREHALVAHRALREATTGRYDGLFVARVETEVDHTTLGTVARLCRDFRSPEPTVLVVGDDGAAAASVDPVGVGRALSAAVAELGGTAGGTTRTGEARFEAPTKEFIAAFREAL
- a CDS encoding Zn-ribbon domain-containing OB-fold protein — its product is MTDETTETNAETDDAPIMEAARYADGSITYPPHPLGPDGGDQVGTVDLSEYTAEVVTWTTSTATPPGVRQPNTLAIVEFDVDGEPVRAIGQATTDAVEIGDEVRPVYCSELRDPEAGIREPASQDWDGFRFDPVSDGD